One segment of Plasmodium vivax chromosome 14, whole genome shotgun sequence DNA contains the following:
- a CDS encoding hypothetical protein, conserved (encoded by transcript PVX_122100A): MDSENENEQGQEHAHEQVKNMEEVHEFVFFQKEKVKREHIELVKNNIEDILNGGNEELFRLLNLLFFTKDANYVKNNLCICLHQLSRTLSEINVEDTKKKVFKYILKKLEYGKYSHFDRALFCKKFLSFCSAYEDISSELRNVKSFHDVFVNCLSFLDSLFYSNDKLSETSRKFRMLKKGAIKKLMIIFGNICNVSKSEKGEEKEGKKANLLKGEEEIDYILNVYAKEKHFFYLIVESFGLFLCKNSEKIIFDRKKYIDRFTNNFLNLLNSNKENFLKINRSFKYIFQNGKDDKIFQSILNHIHRYDEVALINASPFYYYCEMYTKEHFYTLLEIIINIKKNKNAKNCDILYFILFYKFHINNENDSVLKMLIERNQKLNIVKFDEKITFLKTATYLLSTNRSKEIKDIILANKNLITNYLKNDLNEDVKLECLTFLRSFASILKNDKDVYKTFAPLVLEILEKYGKNNDKFLHYCLLFFIDLVDAIEVNEKLLSTFKAHVNFCLTKQILKYIYGVNLFLLLYMKSKHAAGGVATNSGTKNHNSNSINNHINEVLGKSLYSQSELFYLYDINELKKIPPNKFFFYVYSLVLLLHFLLEEDKKTLSEYVNEMAEDFPTFIHFDQLAKSHVLPVLLGEKNAEEEKKKKTPANALLDSKKEGLKKDSPKNKRDNMHMLALLTVLCMLHYLEEKKFDKTEYKKKNEKKFHTYLLSLKRGGIINEQNCEYQSYVDDFDMLLDILLMQKEVCQVLLHSFYVYLYLYWNSGPRFRYDNGYVLRRFLFILLSYVAKIELDQKERNNCYFLLLLCLCHPCIFYKNLRSSVSRRRMKRYICGRILSHVNLDAVIAFIVKGSDYYNSELHKSACLHLIEMFYILEIEGNTDDGRNLVSLHDVEVKRKLTAFTSKLIDMLDDSSVQNVKEDEIEICKCPFNSLYVDKNVYQPTIVVESKNVKRNRHLFSMYDEETAEMIMEEELNKSKNATTSSTSPAKDKKGNKSKGLTKEDLEMEEIKKQNEIRIKVHEIVERNKYILQCIKKMSYIDDIYDTKYVNLFIKKIMAFLKNDLTSRYSQAYLNKIIQNMISTKLLTCRNKITRCLYKISKYNKADGSALIIFSSFNMNEKISYVLTLFLFPIVLHSINIINDKDVTLNILKTLEILLHSKTKINDEDALKCLQISFEKYPDLDVELESFLDNFNSYLLSEKNVKVLLELCITQNEKRRNVIIKSLYKFVRNEDSNGDTNLFDSIFKNEFIHLYMNIFQNDYNAETQMCCQEMIRILGIAPVADQYKLIDLLQKECSDFQNMICKTIVGSTNRKKTKELLLQLTSKYITFKEYGKIGILKTMEELAKEHFVILIDDVEFILNFLLGLCLEEKSDISKIKEFVLMSGSSVINSYNEYLLRSRRKATKKKGNKKGPKGGTGKNAKGKKKSPSGKHQLDESEEENYAQEEDDLGYYSSDASASSTEVSSRENSKNENKELEEAFQRIYKVLNKYRDNKKSNNKSVVDLVVVMFYGCLGANLKKESLELLNKLIEQILHKDTDNFTQIEISGIIPKFIENLKSDREDLDEEYDDEELDEFDQMNPNMAWSVVSRMNSANRKKTVTFYIDGQVHSSPKGAKGGASAVAAAVAAEGGDGLIYLENYDVGILVEKIFSIIQTHKDLKVRKGCCLLLGSVIKAHGMHILKRFNILGKINCNIYSEDVIKRQSFYLTYGYLFKVLKIKFEPYILKNFKLLLECYKDNVNNIKVLGISVIEEILNDLGQYGLKKILPFIIFSLKNSSIRNKDVVSYLDTLHLIISKFDIVCYVDNQTLANLVNLLCELVSETNSKVREICIRIFNKLEKMIQNSEMKNISRQLLLCIYSPNDNHLCDFLDIFSASSFEYKIDNISLCLLFPVIKKGINNIRLDLKKKALQILYFLIYLVSDQSLFIIYYDSIFKILIVLLNDAIPEIRFLTAKSVGNICYFLDVNKKLYYIQYIFNILINTESSVEKSGVSLCLSSILAKCSETIAESFISTVVRLIDVKKYIELKNRHGKKVKQREAKMIKGGKKVGKKGGKRRGSGKGSKLRAKGKAAIEFSDEEEDDEEDGVQFVDSDTEGEEDADYEEVDDEEEDDDEEADDDEEADDDEEADGDEEADDEEDEADDEEDEDDEGDEGDRDDQSSAGEIYTRSDESEDEFEADEEGRPSRGRSYYDEEEEEEEEDEDEEEDDEGDDSLTEEESDSDDDLLSKNAEKKSTYLSGLYLIEKNEEDDYRIQIDDDLANWNLMYDKKIIKNENSKEGLIGFFIYIPECAPRYTEKFLKKILQKLLLCLNDASEKIRDIALRSCKVLIGIFSKNNTSLILKFIENKIYNSYWRIRKDTVLLLNVLIEKNIEINKEEKDIETLNLLHERFYFMLSLICIMRNDKNVNVRQTAYSIYKNYVNKRILQEMWPILLKKITQNLSSRSTSKQVISASALSDLVFKTDSNNLESILENMVNEFKTTKYTSIRKGISLGFCEIFSKNKYHHLVVAHVHNIIYMIKELANHKNTGDIIKLLSFLLKNIDQVVLKGIINDFVNDVLIASENRNSLKRFTSKQYISFKSIKIFLNVHTELVIDLIVDKALVPPYSAAKMKLLSYVSYAKLSSYSVLFKKLVHIFINLIVRGLGEFRSHGFDMKNYAAVASYSMGEDDQGGWKKEAAAPTEELKVGKSDGEEVEEEAGEEADEEEEEDEDEEEEEEEEEEDLDGIDEPEAEEDNGAFQTDMKIPDIIISLKCFLKNISDRNVDTLTEILFAELRKNDSSEDLSYASLEKWEDEENPSDGNTAQGDNTDLNCTYNYAKICSAGKLAELKKFESTKRSGKVREIILSIFKYLLDIINERDISALGNDSPAVNPSNVTDLSGSRNKGKTRRNKRAHILNSYRIISYISMMSKYALIDINKKVLEIASIIYVYLIEVIKVLDSNCAYVETFHDVINKYSSDSNFVQVPDGKYEIVGLNMSKKLFASLVGMCTHVILLSTNPNVKIKAIDIVRMIFLYTSKEVSSPQILKVSGILIRVLTNKYIEQAKIYIFSTFEVLIRKGSNFIRPLIPQLQTCIIKSLSNEKLKNQIIHILNIISEKKLSRVDLLINDLLNNINIQTNPQQSITIFMILSNILSSPDVNIKNILNKIMNSVKSNFVHSNWNISFYACKIYVLLIFFHLPNKKQYLETILVPEKAAIDFSTYYFMLHMSEISNFYEILKRENMAECFKQVYEHMLKDEINSLQNISYQIFFNLSKHDDECVSFVYGLLPYLKLPPMTVISVEIHRYYFKGLRNMFKRCPGIYKESEPNFLLVLDNLLLALSNTVQVFKSLGESCAKHVLEINDEDQHKAKMDFLKDNLEGTKYNLLLEQVSRLMAKKHSIKSDSE; this comes from the exons ATGGACAGCGAAAACGAGAACGAGCAGGGGCAGGAACATGCGCACGAGCAGGTGAAGAACATGGAGGAGGTGCACGAATTTGTGTTTTTCCAAAAGGAGAAGGTAAAGAGGGAGCATATAGAGCTAGTTAAGAATAACATCGAGGATATATTGAACGGGGGTAATGAGGAGCTGTTTAGGTTGCTTAATTTGCTGTTCTTCACGAAGGATGCCAATTATGTAAAGAACAATTTGTGCATATGCCTGCACCAGTTATCCAGAACACTTAGCGAAATAAATGTAGAGGATACCAAAAAGAaggtttttaaatatattttgaaaaagttagAATACGGCAAATACAGCCATTTCGATAGAGCCCTTTTTTGTAAGAAGTTTTTATCCTTCTGTTCAGCTTACGAAGATATATCATCCGAATTGAGGAATGTAAAAAGCTTCCATGACGTATTTGTGAAttgtttatcatttttagATAGCCTCTTCTACAGTAATGATAAGCTGAGCGAAACGAGTCGCAAATTTCGTATGCTAAAGAAGGGGGCCATCAAAAAGTTGATGATCATTTTTGGCAACATATGTAACGTAAGTAAGagtgaaaagggggaagagaaaGAAGGGAAGAAGGCCAATCTATTgaagggagaggaagaaatcgATTACATACTAAATGTGTACGCGAAGgagaaacattttttctacCTAATTGTAGAATCATTTGgtctatttttatgtaaaaatagcgaaaaaatcatttttgatagaaaaaaatatatagacaGATTTACCAACAATTTTCTTAACCTTTTAAATTCGAacaaagaaaatttcctaaaaattaatagatcatttaagtacatttttcaaaatggaaaggatgACAAAATATTCCAGAGCATCCTCAATCATATTCATAGGTATGATGAAGTGGCACTAATCAatgcctctcctttttattactACTGTGAAATGTACACCAAGGAGCACTTTTACACTCTATTAgagataataataaatataaagaaaaacaaaaatgcaaagaaCTGTGACATTCTCTATTTTATTCtgttttataaatttcaCATAAATAATGAGAATGACtccgttttaaaaatgctaatCGAGAGAAACCAAAAgttaaatattgtaaaattcgATGAGAAgatcacttttttaaaaaccgcCACGTATTTACTTTCAACCAATAGAAGCAAAGAAATAAAGGACATTATTCTGGCCAACAAAAATCTGATAACGAACTATCTGAAAAATGATTTAAATGAAGATGTCAAATTGGAATGTCTAACGTTTTTGCGAAGTTTCGCGAGTAttctaaaaaatgataaagatGTGTATAAAACGTTTGCACCACTAGTTTTagaaattttagaaaaatatggAAAGAACAACGACAAGTTTTTGCACTACTGTTTGTTGTTCTTCATCGATTTGGTGGATGCCATCGAGGTTAATGAAAAGCTCCTTTCCACTTTTAAGGCCCACGTGAACTTTTGCCTGACGAAGCAGATTTTAAAGTACATTTACGGGGTCAACTTGTTCTTGCTTCTCTACATGAAGAGTAAGCACGCCGCCGGGGGGGTTGCCACTAACAGCGGCACGAAGAACCACAATAGCAATTCCATTAACAACCACATTAACGAAGTTTTGGGGAAAAGCTTGTACAGCCAAAGCGAGCTTTTCTACCTGTACGATATAAATGAGttgaaaaaaatcccccccaACAAATTCTTCTTTTACGTTTATTCGCTTGTGCTCCTTCTGCACTTCCTGCTGGAGGAGGACAAGAAGACGCTATCAGAGTATGTGAACGAGATGGCGGAAGATTTCCCCACTTTTATTCACTTTGACCAGTTGGCCAAGTCGCACGTACTGCCCGTACTACTGGGGGAGAAGAACgccgaggaggaaaagaaaaaaaagactccTGCAAATGCGCTACTAGACAGTAAGAAGGAAGGACTGAAAAAAGATAGCCCAAAAAATAAGAGGGACAATATGCATATGTTGGCCCTTCTCACCGTGCTGTGCATGTTGCACtatttggaagaaaaaaaattcgacaaAACagagtataaaaaaaaaaatgagaaaaaatttcacacCTATTTGTTGAgcttaaaaaggggaggaattATTAACGAACAGAATTGTGAGTACCAAAGTTATGTGGACGACTTTGACATGCTGCTTGACATTTTGCTCATGCAGAAGGAGGTGTGCCAAGTGCTGCTTCACTCCTTCTATGTGTATCTCTACCTATATTGGAACAGTGGCCCCCGCTTTAGGTACGATAATGGGTACGTTCTGAGGCGGTTTCTATTCATCCTTTTGTCCTATGTGGCCAAAATTGAACTGGaccaaaaggaaaggaacaaCTGCTACTTTCTCTTGTTGCTGTGCTTATGCCACCCGtgcatattttacaaaaatttgaggAGCTCCGTAAGTAGGAGAAGGATGAAGAGGTATATATGTGGCAGAATATTGAGCCACGTTAATCTAGATGCGGTTATAGCTTTTATCGTGAAGGGCTCCGATTACTACAACAGTGAGTTGCACAAGAGCGCCTGCTTACATCTGATTGAGatgttttacattttggaaatt GAGGGGAACACCGATGATGGAAGGAACTTGGTAAGCTTACACGATGTGGAAGTTAAAAGGAAGCTAACTGCTTTTACGAGCAAACTGATCGACATGCTAGATGATAGCAGCGtacaaaatgtgaaagaagACGAAATTGAAATTTGCAAATGCCCGTTTAACTCGCTCTACGTGGACAAGAATGTGTACCAGCCAACCATCGTCGtagaaagcaaaaatgtgaagcgaAATAGGCACCTGTTCTCCATGTATGATGAGGAAACTGCGGAAATGATCATGGAGGAGGAGCTGAACAAGAGCAAAAATGCTACCACCAGTAGTACCAGCCCAGCgaaggataaaaaaggaaataaaagcAAAGGGCTAACGAAGGAAGACCTAGAAATGGAGGAAATAAAGAAGCAAAACGAGATAAGAATAAAAGTGCACGAAATAGTGGAGCGAAATAAATACATCCTACagtgtattaaaaaaatgagttacATTGACGACATTTACGATACGAAGTATGTAAATctgtttattaaaaaaattatggcctttttgaaaaacgaTCTGACCAGCAGATATTCACAGGCCtatttgaataaaataattcaaaacaTGATAAGCACAAAATTGTTAACGtgcagaaataaaattacgaGATGTTTGTACAAAATAAGTAAGTATAACAAAGCAGACGGGTCAGCTCTCATCATTTTCAGCTCCTTCAATATGAATGAAAAGATATCCTACGTGCTGacgttatttttattccccaTAGTGCTGCACAGCATTAacataataaatgataaGGACGTAACTCTCAACATTTTGAAGACGCTGGAAATTCTCCTCCACTCAAAAACTAAAATTAATGATGAAGATGCACTCAAGTGTTTACAAATTTCGTTTGAAAAGTACCCCGATTTGGACGTAGAATTGGAGTCCTTCCTTGATAACTTCAATTCGTATTTGctaagtgaaaaaaatgtgaaggtgCTCCTCGAACTTTGCATAACTCAGAATGAAAAACGCAGGAACGTTATCATAAAATCGCTGTACAAATTTGTGAGAAATGAAGATTCCAATGGAGATACAAACCTATTTgactccatttttaagaacGAATTTATACACCtgtatatgaatattttccAGAATGATTACAACGCGGAGACGCAAATGTGCTGCCAAGAAATGATTCGCATTTTGGGGATTGCTCCCGTCGCAGATCAGTACAAGCTAATAGATTTGCTGCAGAAAGAGTGCAGcgattttcaaaatatgatTTGCAAAACCATTGTGGGGTCGACgaataggaaaaaaacgaaggaaCTACTACTGCAGCTGACCTCCAAGTATATAACGTTTAAGGAGTATGGGAAAATAGGAATATTAAAAACGATGGAAGAGCTGGCCAAGGAACATTTTGTCATCCTCATCGACGATGtagaatttattttaaattttctcctAGGTTTATgtttagaagaaaaaagcgaCATTTCGAAAATTAAAGAGTTCGTCCTTATGAGCGGTTCCTCTGTTATTAACTCGTATAATGAGTATTTGCTTAGGAGTAGAAGGAAGGCCACCAAAAAGAAGGGCAACAAAAAAGGCCCAAAGGGTGGAACGGGCAAAAacgccaaggggaagaagaaatccCCCAGTGGAAAACACCAGTTGGACGAATCTGAAGAGGAAAACTATGCACAGGAAGAGGACGATTTGGGGTATTACTCCTCAGACGCCTCTGCATCATCCACGGAGGTCAGCAGCAGGGAGAActcgaaaaatgaaaacaaagaGTTGGAAGAAGCCTTCCAGAGGATTTACAAAGTCCTGAACAAATATCGAGACAACAAAAAGAGCAACAACAAAAGTGTGGTCGACTTGGTCGTTGTGATGTTTTACGGGTGCTTAGGAGCCAACTTGAAAAAGGAATCCCTTGAGCTGTTAAACAAGCTGATAGAACAGATTCTGCACAAAGACACGGACAATTTTACCCAGATAGAGATAAGCGGTATAATCCCTAAGTTtatagaaaatttaaaaagcgaTAGGGAAGACCTCGATGAGGAGTACGATGATGAGGAGCTTGACGAGTTCGATCAGATGAACCCCAACATGGCATGGTCGGTAGTTAGCAGGATGAACAGCGCGAATAGGAAGAAAACAGTCACGTTTTACATCGACGGGCAGGTGCACAGCTCTCCTAAGggggcaaaagggggagcatcCGCCGTAGCAGCTGCGGTAGCAGCTGAGGGAGGTG ATGGACTGATTTACCTGGAAAACTACGACGTAGGCATAttggtggaaaaaatattctccATTATTCAAACGCACAAGGATTTGAAAGTGAGAAAAGGGTGCTGCCTACTCCTAGGAAGTGTCATAAAGGCACACGGCATGCACATACTGAAAAGGTTCAACATTTTGGGCAAAATAAACTGCAACATATATTCAGAAGATGTAATTAAGAGGCAGAGTTTTTACCTCACCTATGGATATTTATTCAAAGTGTTGAAGATAAAATTCGAGCcgtacattttaaaaaacttcaaaTTGTTGCTAGAGTGCTACAAGGATAACGTAAACAATATAAAGGTCCTTGGGATAAGTGTCATTGAAGAAATTCTGAATGATTTGGGTCAGTACGgattgaagaaaattttaccctttataatttttagctTAAAAAATTCCAGCATAAGAAATAAAGACGTAGTATCCTATTTGGACACCCTGCATTTGATCATTTCAAAGTTTGACATCGTCTGCTATGTGGACAATCAGACGCTGGCGAATTTGGTGAATTTACTGTGCGAGTTGGTCTCCGAAACGAATTCCAAAGTGAGGGAAATATGCATAAGGATTTTTAACAagctggaaaaaatgatacaAAATAGTGAAATGAAGAATATAAGTAGGCAGCTTTTGTTATGTATTTACTCCCCAAATGATAACCATTTGTGCGATTTTTTGGACATTTTTTCTGCCAGTTCATTTGAGTACAAAATTGATAACATTTCGCTGTGCCTACTGTTCCCAGTTATTAAGAAAGGAATAAATAACATCCGATTGGATCTGAAGAAGAAAgctttgcaaattttatatttcctaaTTTATCTGGTGAGTGATCAGTCCTTGTTCATTATCTACTACGATAGcatattcaaaattttaatcgTTCTTTTGAATGATGCCATTCCAGAGATAAGATTTCTGACGGCCAAATCGGTTGGAAATATTTGCTACTTCTTAGATGTGAATAAGAAGCTGTACTACATTcagtacatttttaacatccTCATTAACACCGAATCGTCGGTGGAGAAGAGCGGCGTCTCTTTATGCCTGTCGTCCATCCTGGCCAAGTGCTCAGAGACCATTGCTGAGAGTTTTATTTCTACTGTTGTGCGTCTCATCGATGTGAAGAAATACATCGAGCTGAAGAATAGGCATGGGAAGAAAGTGAAGCAAAGGGAGGCGAAGATGATTAAAGGTGGGAAGAAAGTAGGCAAGAAGGGAGGCAAGAGGAGGGGCTCTGGAAAAGGCTCCAAATTGAGAGCAAAAGGCAAAGCCGCAATTGAGTTCtccgatgaggaggaggacgacgaggaggatgGGGTGCAGTTCGTTGATAGCGACacggaaggggaggaagacgcTGACTACGAGGAGGttgacgatgaggaggaggatgacgatgaggaggcggatgacgatgaggaggcggatgacgatgaggaggcgGATGGCGATGAGGAGGCGGACgacgaggaagacgaagcggatgatgaggaggacgagGACGATGAGGGAGACGAGGGCGACCGCGACGACCAGAGCAGCGCGGGCGAAATATACACCCGCTCGGACGAGAGCGAAGACGAGTTTGAAGCGGACGAAGAGGGTAGGCCAtccagggggagaagctactacgatgaggaggaagaggaggaggaagaagacgaagacgaggaggaagacgacgaAGGGGACGACTCGCTCACCGAGGAAGAAAGCGATAGTGATGACGACCTGTTGAGCAAAAATGCTGAAAAGAAGTCGACCTACTTGAGCGGACTGTACTTAATAGAAAAGAACGAAGAGGATGACTACCGCATCCAGATAGATGACGATTTGGCAAATTGGAACCTGATGTATgataagaaaattataaaaaatgaaaactcGAAGGAGGGACTAATTGGCTTCTTCATATACATCCCGGAGTGTGCCCCAAGATATacagaaaaatttttaaaaaaaatattgcaaaaGTTGTTGCTCTGCCTTAACGACGCAAGTGAGAAAATAAGGGACATCGCCCTGAGGTCATGCAAGGTGCTGATAGGTATATTCTCCAAAAATAACACGTCGCTCATTTTGAAGTTTATAGAAAATAAGATATATAATAGTTATTGGCGAATTAGAAAGGACACTGTACTCTTGCTCAATGTActgattgaaaaaaatatagaaattaataaggaagaaaaggacaTAGAAACTTTGAACCTGTTGCACGAGAGGTTTTACTTCATGTTGTCCCTCATATGCATAATGAGAAATGACAAGAATGTAAATGTGAGGCAAACCGCCTATAGTATTTATAAGAACTACGTAAATAAGAGAATACTGCAGGAAATGTGGCCCATACTGCTAAAAAAGATCACGCAGAATTTATCATCCAGGAGTACTTCTAAGCAAGTGATCAGCGCGTCAGCTTTGAGCGATTTAGTTTTCAAGACGGACTCGAATAATTTGGAAAGCATATTAGAAAATATGGTGAACGAGTTTAAGACGACCAAGTATACCTCCATCAGGAAGGGAATTTCTCTCGgattttgtgaaattttttccaaaaataaGTACCACCATTTGGTTGTTGCTCATGTGCATAACATCATTTATATGATTAAAGAATTGGCGAATCACAAGAACACAGgagatataataaaattactctcctttttgctaaaaaatattgaccAAGTTGTTTTGAAGGGCATCATTAACGACTTTGTAAATGACGTTCTGATTGCCAGTGAAAATAGGAATAGCCTGAAAAGGTTCACCTCCAAGCAGTATATCAGTTTTAAGagcattaaaatatttctgaaTGTGCACACAGAATTGGTCATTGATCTTATTGTGGATAAGGCCTTGGTACCTCCATACAGCGCTGCGAAGATGAAGCTGTTGTCCTACGTTTCGTACGCCAAGTTGAGCAGCTACTCTGTGCTGTTTAAAAAACTTGTGCACATTTTCATCAATTTGATAGTGCGCGGATTGGGGGAGTTTAGGAGCCACGGCTTTGACATGAAAAACTACGCCGCGGTTGCGTCGTACAGCATGGGTGAGGACGATCAGGGGGGCTGGAAGAAGGAGGCCGCTGCTCCTACGGAGGAGTTAAAAGTGGGCAAGTCGGACGGGGAAgaggtggaggaagaagcgggtgAGGAGgcggatgaggaggaggaagaagacgaagatgaggaggaagaggaggaagaagaggaggaagacctgGACGGCATTGACGAACccgaagcggaagaggacAATGGAGCCTTCCAAACGGATATGAAAATACCAGACATTATAATCTCCCTTAAGTGCttcctaaaaaatataagcgACAGAAATGTGGACACACTGACGGAGATCCTCTTTGCGGAGTTGCGAAAAAACGACAGCTCGGAAGATTTGTCCTACGCCAGTttggaaaaatgggaagacgAGGAAAATCCCTCAGATGGGAACACCGCGCAGGGAGACAACACAGACTTGAACTGCACGTATAATTACGCCAAAATTTGCAGTGCAGGCAAATTAGCCGAACTGAAAAAATTCGAAAGCACAAAGAGAAGTGGCAAAGTGAGGGAAATcattctctccatttttaagtaCCTCCTGGATATCATAAACGAAAGGGACATCTCAGCACTGGGTAATGACTCCCCAGCAGTGAACCCTTCAAATGTGACAGATTTGAGTGGCAGCCGTAATAAGGGCAAAACGCGAAGAAACAAACGGGCGCACATACTAAACTCGTATAGAATAATTAGTTACATCAGCATGATGTCGAAATATGCCCTAATAGATATCAACAAGAAGGTGCTGGAAATCGCGTCCATCATATATGTGTACCTAATTGAGGTGATAAAAGTGCTGGATAGTAACTGCGCCTATGTGGAGACCTTCCACGATGTTATAAACAAGTACAGCAGTGATAGCAATTTTGTTCAAGTGCCAGATGGGAAATACGAAATTGTGGGGTTAAATATGAGCAAGAAATTGTTCGCCTCCCTGGTAGGCATGTGCACGCATGTAATATTGCTCTCAACAAATccgaatgtaaaaattaaagcaatCGACATCGTAAggatgatatttttatataccaGTAAGGAGGTGTCCAGCCCCCAAATTTTGAAGGTATCTGGAATTTTAATAAGAGTATTAaccaataaatatattgagCAAGCCAAAATTTACATCTTCTCAACGTTCGAAGTGCTAATTAGGAAGGGCAGCAATTTTATTCGACCCCTGATTCCGCAACTGCAAACGTGTATAATAAAATCGCTGAGtaatgaaaaattgaaaaaccaAATTATCCACATTTTGAATATCATTTCGGAGAAGAAACTCTCCAGGGTGGATTTGCTGATCAACGATTTGCTGAacaatattaatatacaGACAAATCCGCAGCAGTCCATAACGATTTTTATGATTTTGTCGAACATTTTGAGCAGTCCAGatgttaatataaaaaatattttgaacaaaattatgaactCGGTCAAGTCAAATTTTGTGCATAGCAATTGGAACATATCCTTTTACGCGTGCAAAATTTATGtgttgttaatatttttccaccTGCCAAATAAGAAGCAGTACTTGGAGACCATCCTTGTGCCGGAAAAAGCGGCGATCGATTTTAGCACCTACTATTTTATGCTACACATGAGTGAAATaagcaatttttatgaaatccTGAAGAGGGAAAATATGGCCGAGTGTTTTAAGCAGGTGTATGAACATATGTTAAAGGATGAGATTAACAGTTTGCAGAACATTTCCTACcagatattttttaacctgTCCAAGCACGATGACGAGTGTGTATCCTTTGTGTATGGCCTGCTTCCCTACTTGAAGCTCCCCCCCATGACAGTAATTTCGGTGGAAATTCACCGGTACTATTTCAAGGGCCTGCGGAACATGTTTAAAAGGTGCCCCGGCATTTACAAGGAAAGCGAGCCCAACTTTTTGCTCGTCTTGGACAACCTCCTCCTGGCCCTCTCCAACACAGTTCAGGTGTTTAAGTCACTG GGAGAAAGCTGCGCAAAGCACGTCCTCGAAATAAACGACGAAGATCAACATAAAGCCAAAATGGACTTCTTAAAAGACAACCTGGAAGggacaaaatataatttactgCTTGAACAGGTAAGTCGACTTATGGCGAAGAAGCACAGCATAAAATCGGACTCGGAGTAG